Proteins from one Pseudomonas sp. KBS0710 genomic window:
- the tssC gene encoding type VI secretion system contractile sheath large subunit — MTDNTAREGSQILGATEEASEFANLLLQEFKPKTERAREAVETAVRTLAEQALAQTDLVSNDAIKSIESIIAAIDAKLTAQVNQIIHHPDFQQLESAWRGLHYLVNNTESDEQLKIRVLNIAKPELHKTLKKFKGTAWDQSPIFKKMYEEEYGQFGGEPYGCLVGDYYFDQSPPDVELLGELSKVCAAMHAPFIAAASPTVMGMGSWQELSNPRDLTKIFTTPEYAGWRSLRESEDSRYIGLTMPRFLARLPYGAKTDPVEAFAFEENTDGADSSKYTWANAAYAMAVNINRSFKHYGWCSRIRGVESGGEVENLPAHTFPTDDGGVDMKCPTEIAISDRREAELAKNGFMPLLHKKNTDFAAFIGAQSLQKPAEYDDPDATANANLAARLPYLFATCRFAHYLKCIVRDKIGSFKEKDEMQRWLQDWILNYVDGDPAHSTETTKAQHPLAAAEVIVEDVEGNPGYYNSKFYLRPHYQLEGLTVSLRLVSKLPSAKSA, encoded by the coding sequence ATGACCGACAATACCGCCCGCGAAGGCTCCCAGATTCTGGGGGCTACCGAAGAAGCCAGCGAGTTTGCCAACCTGCTGCTGCAAGAATTCAAACCCAAGACCGAGCGTGCCCGCGAAGCCGTGGAAACCGCTGTGCGCACCCTGGCCGAACAGGCTCTGGCGCAGACGGACCTGGTGTCCAATGACGCGATCAAGTCGATCGAATCGATCATCGCCGCCATCGACGCCAAGCTCACCGCCCAGGTCAACCAGATCATCCACCATCCGGATTTCCAGCAGCTGGAAAGTGCCTGGCGTGGCCTGCACTACCTGGTCAACAACACCGAGAGCGATGAGCAGCTGAAGATTCGCGTGCTCAATATCGCCAAACCTGAACTGCACAAGACCCTGAAGAAATTCAAGGGTACAGCGTGGGACCAGAGCCCGATCTTCAAGAAGATGTACGAAGAAGAATACGGCCAGTTCGGCGGCGAACCCTACGGCTGCCTGGTGGGCGACTACTACTTCGATCAGTCGCCGCCAGACGTAGAGCTGCTGGGCGAGTTGTCGAAAGTCTGCGCCGCCATGCACGCTCCGTTCATCGCTGCGGCCTCGCCTACCGTGATGGGCATGGGCTCGTGGCAGGAACTGTCGAACCCGCGCGACCTGACCAAGATCTTCACCACCCCGGAATACGCCGGCTGGCGTTCGTTGCGTGAATCGGAAGACTCGCGCTACATCGGCCTGACCATGCCGCGCTTCCTGGCGCGCCTGCCGTATGGCGCCAAGACCGACCCGGTGGAAGCCTTCGCGTTCGAAGAAAACACCGACGGCGCCGACAGCTCCAAGTACACCTGGGCAAACGCTGCCTACGCGATGGCGGTGAACATCAACCGTTCGTTCAAACACTACGGCTGGTGCTCACGCATCCGTGGCGTGGAGTCTGGCGGTGAAGTGGAAAACCTGCCGGCCCACACGTTCCCTACCGATGACGGTGGCGTGGACATGAAGTGCCCGACCGAAATCGCCATCAGCGACCGCCGTGAAGCGGAGCTGGCCAAAAACGGTTTCATGCCGCTGCTGCACAAGAAAAACACCGACTTCGCCGCGTTCATCGGCGCCCAGTCGTTGCAGAAACCGGCCGAATACGACGACCCGGACGCCACCGCCAACGCCAACCTGGCCGCGCGCCTGCCGTACCTGTTCGCCACCTGCCGTTTCGCGCACTACTTGAAGTGCATCGTGCGCGACAAGATCGGTTCCTTCAAAGAGAAGGACGAGATGCAGCGCTGGTTGCAGGACTGGATCCTCAACTACGTCGACGGCGACCCTGCGCACTCCACCGAAACCACCAAGGCCCAGCACCCGTTGGCCGCCGCCGAGGTGATCGTGGAAGACGTCGAAGGCAACCCGGGTTACTACAACTCCAAGTTCTACCTGCGCCCGCACTACCAGCTCGAAGGGCTGACGGTGTCGTTGCGCCTGGTATCGAAGCTGCCTTCGGCAAAAAGCGCATAA
- a CDS encoding type VI secretion system tube protein Hcp yields the protein MAVDIFIKIGDIKGESMDKAHKDEIDVLNWSWGMAQSGNMHVGGGGGAGKVNIQDLSLTKYVDKASPNLMMHCASGKHIDKVKLTVRKAGGESQVEYMVINLEEVLVTSLSTGGSGTDDRLTENVTLNFAQVMVDYQPQKADGTKDGGAIKFGWNIRSNTKR from the coding sequence ATGGCTGTTGATATTTTCATCAAGATCGGCGACATCAAGGGCGAGTCCATGGACAAGGCCCACAAGGACGAAATCGACGTGCTGAACTGGAGCTGGGGCATGGCCCAGTCCGGCAACATGCATGTGGGCGGCGGCGGCGGCGCGGGCAAGGTGAATATCCAGGACCTGTCGCTGACCAAGTACGTCGACAAGGCGTCGCCTAACCTGATGATGCACTGCGCCAGCGGCAAGCACATCGACAAGGTCAAGCTGACCGTGCGCAAGGCCGGCGGCGAAAGCCAGGTCGAGTACATGGTGATCAACCTGGAAGAAGTGCTGGTCACGTCCCTGAGCACCGGCGGCTCGGGCACCGATGATCGCCTGACCGAAAACGTCACCCTGAACTTCGCCCAGGTGATGGTCGACTACCAGCCGCAGAAAGCCGACGGCACCAAAGACGGCGGCGCGATCAAGTTTGGCTGGAACATCCGTTCCAACACCAAGCGCTGA
- the tssB gene encoding type VI secretion system contractile sheath small subunit: MAKQSSQKFIARNRAPRVQIEYDVELYGAEKKVQLPFVMGVMADLAGKPAEPLAPVADRKFLEVDVDNFDSRLKAMQPRVAFHVPNELTGEGNLSLDITFESMDDFSPAAVARKVDSLKQLLEARTQLANLLTYMDGKTGAEEIIMKAIKDPALLQALASAPKPAGDQ; encoded by the coding sequence GTGGCGAAGCAAAGTTCTCAGAAATTCATCGCGCGCAACCGTGCGCCTCGAGTGCAGATCGAGTACGACGTCGAGCTTTACGGCGCCGAGAAAAAGGTCCAGCTGCCCTTCGTAATGGGCGTGATGGCCGACCTCGCCGGCAAGCCTGCCGAGCCGCTGGCGCCTGTGGCTGATCGCAAGTTCCTTGAGGTAGACGTCGACAACTTCGACTCGCGCCTCAAGGCCATGCAGCCACGCGTAGCCTTCCACGTACCGAATGAGCTGACCGGCGAAGGCAACCTGAGCCTGGACATCACCTTCGAAAGCATGGACGACTTCAGCCCCGCCGCCGTGGCCCGCAAAGTCGATTCGCTCAAGCAACTGCTCGAAGCCCGCACCCAATTGGCCAACCTGCTGACCTACATGGACGGCAAGACTGGCGCAGAAGAAATCATCATGAAGGCGATCAAGGACCCGGCACTGCTTCAGGCACTTGCCAGCGCGCCTAAGCCAGCAGGGGATCAGTAA
- the tssG gene encoding type VI secretion system baseplate subunit TssG, producing the protein MESQARATSDPVNTLDAMHQEPWEYDFFQALRRIECESPELPRLGHSLRLADDPLRLGQQADCTFAPATLASVDPGGDGKPARLEQFFFGLGGPNGPLPLHITEYVRERQRNNADSTSKQFLDVFHHRLLSLFYRAWAEARPTVSHDRPDDDYWSARLAALSGRGMPSLLNQGLIPDTAKLHYSGHLSAQTRYPDGLKAILSEYFGLPVAIEEYVGQWLELPERSRVSVSANQLGVDFCLGRHVWDRQHKFRIRLGPLKLDDYMGMLPGSQPFNELVAWVAEYLGHELDWDLNLVLQQPEVPKLQLNGQFRLGFNTWLGQPKHDANDLILARHYADHATTSRNPEHG; encoded by the coding sequence ATGGAAAGCCAAGCCCGGGCGACGTCCGACCCTGTGAACACACTGGATGCGATGCATCAGGAGCCCTGGGAATACGATTTCTTCCAGGCGCTGCGGCGTATCGAGTGCGAATCGCCCGAGCTGCCGCGCCTGGGCCATTCCCTGCGTCTGGCGGATGACCCGCTGCGCCTCGGGCAACAGGCTGATTGCACCTTCGCCCCAGCCACCCTGGCCTCGGTCGACCCCGGCGGTGATGGCAAACCGGCGCGGCTGGAGCAGTTCTTTTTCGGCCTCGGCGGCCCCAATGGCCCGCTGCCGCTGCATATCACCGAGTACGTGCGTGAACGCCAGCGCAACAACGCCGACAGCACCAGCAAACAGTTTTTGGATGTGTTCCACCATCGCCTGCTCAGCCTGTTTTACCGAGCCTGGGCCGAGGCGCGGCCGACGGTCAGCCACGACCGCCCGGATGATGATTACTGGTCCGCACGCCTCGCAGCACTGAGTGGTAGAGGCATGCCGAGCCTGTTGAATCAGGGGCTGATTCCCGACACCGCGAAGCTGCATTACAGCGGCCACCTGTCGGCGCAAACCCGCTACCCGGACGGCTTGAAGGCCATTCTCAGCGAATACTTCGGCCTGCCGGTAGCCATCGAAGAATACGTCGGCCAATGGCTGGAACTGCCCGAGCGCAGCCGCGTAAGCGTCAGCGCCAACCAGCTGGGCGTGGACTTTTGCCTGGGCCGCCATGTGTGGGATCGCCAGCATAAATTCCGCATCCGTTTAGGCCCGCTCAAGCTGGACGATTACATGGGCATGCTGCCCGGCAGCCAGCCGTTCAACGAACTGGTGGCGTGGGTGGCCGAGTACCTGGGCCATGAACTGGACTGGGACTTGAACCTGGTTTTGCAACAACCCGAAGTCCCAAAGCTGCAACTCAATGGCCAGTTCCGCCTGGGCTTCAACACCTGGCTTGGCCAACCCAAGCATGACGCCAACGACCTAATCCTGGCCCGGCACTACGCCGACCACGCCACCACCTCAAGGAATCCAGAGCATGGGTGA
- a CDS encoding type VI secretion system Vgr family protein, translated as MLFNQASRLAKITSPLGPDVLLLNEMGGGEELGRLFNYELRLTSLDANIDLNQLLGKPMSVGVQLADGGERHFHGIVARCSQNIDQGQFASYQVTLRPWFWLLSRTSDCRIFQNLSIPQIIKQVFRDLGFSDFEDALSRPYREWEYCVQYRETSFDFVSRLMEQEGIYYFFRHEQDRHVLVLADAYGAHTTVPGYASIPYYPKDEQQRERDHMHNWHLAQEVQPGSLELNDYDFQRPSASIDVRSAMPRPHTAGDYPLYDYPGTYVQSADGEHYARTRIEALQTLHEQVEFSGNARGLGSGHLFSLTGFSRQDQNREYLIVGCRYVIVQESLESGGGSGAAQFESSLTCIDAQQSFRPLASTYRPIVKGPQTALVVGPKGEEIWTDQYGRVKVHFYWDRHDQSNENSSCWIRVSQSWAGKNWGSMQIPRIGQEVIVSFLEGDPDRPIITGRVYNAEQTVPYDLPENATQSGMKSRSSKGGTPANFNEIRMEDKKGLEQLYIHAERNQDIVVEVDESHAVGHDRNKSIGHNETVTIGNNRLRIVKQEDILSVGQRKTDSISQSYVIEVGENLRLVCGESILELNASGQINLTGVNISFYASGDAEFNTGGLLHLNNGGGPGATPDGQGQKASIDANIKAAFPTPKSS; from the coding sequence ATGCTATTCAACCAAGCCTCACGCCTGGCCAAGATCACCAGCCCGCTCGGGCCGGATGTGCTGTTGCTCAATGAAATGGGCGGCGGCGAGGAGCTGGGCAGGTTGTTCAACTATGAGCTGCGACTGACCTCACTGGACGCCAACATCGACCTTAACCAGTTGCTCGGCAAGCCAATGAGCGTCGGCGTGCAGTTGGCGGACGGTGGCGAGCGGCATTTCCACGGCATCGTCGCGCGCTGCAGCCAGAATATCGACCAGGGCCAGTTCGCCAGTTATCAGGTGACCCTGCGCCCGTGGTTCTGGCTGCTCAGCCGCACCTCGGACTGCCGGATTTTCCAGAACCTGAGCATCCCGCAGATCATCAAGCAGGTGTTCCGTGACCTGGGCTTTTCCGACTTCGAAGACGCGCTGAGCCGCCCGTATCGCGAGTGGGAGTACTGCGTACAGTACCGCGAGACCAGTTTCGATTTCGTCAGCCGCTTGATGGAGCAGGAAGGTATCTACTACTTCTTCCGCCATGAACAGGACCGTCATGTGCTGGTGCTGGCCGATGCTTATGGTGCCCACACCACGGTGCCGGGCTACGCATCGATCCCGTACTACCCCAAGGACGAACAGCAGCGCGAACGCGACCATATGCACAACTGGCACCTGGCGCAGGAAGTGCAGCCGGGGTCGCTGGAGCTTAACGACTACGACTTCCAGCGCCCCAGCGCCAGCATCGACGTGCGCTCGGCCATGCCGCGCCCACACACCGCCGGCGACTACCCGCTGTACGATTACCCCGGCACCTACGTGCAAAGCGCCGACGGCGAACACTATGCGCGCACCCGCATCGAAGCCCTGCAAACCCTGCATGAACAGGTCGAGTTCAGCGGTAATGCGCGGGGCTTGGGCTCGGGCCATTTGTTCAGCCTCACCGGTTTCAGCCGCCAGGACCAGAACCGCGAATACCTGATCGTCGGCTGCCGCTATGTCATCGTCCAGGAAAGCCTGGAAAGCGGCGGTGGCTCGGGAGCGGCGCAGTTCGAAAGCAGCCTCACCTGTATTGACGCCCAGCAAAGCTTCCGCCCGCTGGCCAGCACCTATCGGCCCATCGTCAAAGGCCCGCAGACTGCGCTGGTGGTCGGCCCCAAGGGCGAGGAAATCTGGACCGACCAGTACGGCCGCGTGAAGGTGCATTTCTACTGGGACCGTCACGATCAATCCAACGAAAACAGCTCGTGCTGGATTCGTGTGTCGCAGTCCTGGGCCGGTAAAAACTGGGGCTCGATGCAGATCCCACGGATCGGCCAGGAAGTGATCGTGAGCTTTCTGGAAGGCGACCCGGACCGTCCGATCATCACCGGGCGCGTCTACAACGCCGAGCAGACCGTGCCTTACGACCTGCCGGAAAACGCCACCCAGAGCGGCATGAAAAGCCGCTCCAGCAAAGGCGGCACGCCGGCCAACTTCAATGAAATCCGCATGGAGGACAAGAAGGGCCTGGAGCAGCTGTATATCCACGCCGAGCGCAATCAGGACATCGTGGTGGAAGTGGATGAAAGCCACGCGGTGGGCCATGACCGCAACAAGAGCATTGGGCATAACGAGACGGTGACCATTGGTAATAACCGCCTGCGCATCGTCAAGCAGGAGGACATTCTCTCGGTGGGCCAGCGCAAGACCGACAGCATCAGCCAGAGCTACGTGATTGAAGTGGGCGAGAACCTGCGGCTGGTCTGCGGCGAAAGCATTCTGGAGTTGAATGCCAGCGGGCAGATCAACCTTACGGGTGTGAACATCAGTTTCTATGCCAGCGGCGATGCCGAGTTTAATACCGGCGGCCTCCTGCACCTGAACAACGGCGGCGGCCCGGGCGCCACACCCGATGGTCAAGGCCAGAAAGCCAGCATCGATGCCAACATCAAAGCCGCGTTCCCCACGCCTAAAAGCTCCTGA
- the tssH gene encoding type VI secretion system ATPase TssH: MGEISRAALFGKLNSVAYKAIEAATVFCKLRGNPYVELAHWFHQLLQLQDSDLHRIIRQFNVEPARLARDLTEALDRLPRGSTSITDLSSHVEEAVERGWVYGSLMFGESQVRTGYLVLGILKTPSLRHALLGLSAEFDKIKPEALSERFDEYVGDSPENALSASDGFNAGAVPGEASGAMAPSAMGKQEALKRFTVDLTEQARSGKLDPIVGRDEEIRQLVDILMRRRQNNPILTGEAGVGKTAVVEGFALRIVAGDVPPALKDVELRSLDVGLLQAGASMKGEFEQRLRQVIEDVQASPKPIILFIDEAHTLVGAGGAAGTGDAANLLKPALARGTLRTVAATTWAEYKKHIEKDPALTRRFQVVQVAEPSEDKALLMMRGVASTMEKHHQVQILDEALEASVKLSHRYIPARQLPDKSVSLLDTACARVAISLHAVPAEVDDSRRRIEALETELQIIAREHAIGIAIGARQTNSETLLSAERERLATLESRWAEEKTLVDELLATRATLREKAGVVDSGNDELRAQLVDLQQRLTALQGETPLILPTVDYQAVASVVADWTGIPVGRMARNELDTVLNLDQHLKKRIIGQDHALQMIAKRIQTSRAGLDNPSKPIGVFMLAGTSGVGKTETALALAEAMYGGEQNVITINMSEFQEAHTVSTLKGAPPGYIGYGEGGVLTEAVRRKPYSVVLLDEVEKAHPDVHEIFFQVFDKGVMEDGEGRVIDFKNTLILLTTNAGTELISHVCKDPANIPEPEEIAKALRQPLLEIFPPALLGRLVTIPYYPLSDEMLKAITRLQLGRIKKRVENTHKVAFDYDDAVVDLIVSRCTETESGGRMIDTILTNSLLPDMSREFLTRMLEGKALAGVRISSRDNELHYQFND; this comes from the coding sequence ATGGGTGAAATCAGTCGCGCCGCACTGTTCGGCAAACTCAACAGCGTGGCCTACAAGGCCATCGAAGCCGCCACCGTGTTCTGCAAACTGCGGGGCAACCCGTATGTGGAACTGGCCCACTGGTTTCACCAATTGCTGCAACTACAGGACTCGGACCTGCACCGCATCATCCGTCAGTTCAACGTGGAGCCGGCGCGCCTGGCCCGTGACCTGACCGAAGCGCTGGACCGCCTGCCGCGTGGTTCGACGTCGATCACCGATTTGTCCTCCCACGTGGAGGAAGCCGTAGAGCGCGGCTGGGTCTACGGCAGCCTGATGTTTGGCGAAAGCCAGGTGCGTACCGGCTACCTGGTGCTGGGCATTCTGAAGACGCCAAGCCTGCGCCATGCGCTGCTGGGCTTGTCCGCCGAGTTCGACAAGATCAAACCCGAAGCCCTGAGCGAGCGTTTTGACGAATATGTCGGCGACTCGCCGGAGAATGCGCTGAGTGCCAGCGATGGCTTCAATGCCGGTGCCGTGCCGGGCGAAGCCAGCGGCGCCATGGCCCCCAGTGCGATGGGCAAGCAGGAGGCGCTCAAGCGCTTTACCGTCGACCTGACCGAACAGGCGCGCAGCGGCAAACTCGACCCGATCGTGGGGCGTGATGAAGAGATCCGCCAACTGGTGGACATCCTGATGCGCCGCCGCCAGAACAACCCGATCCTCACCGGTGAGGCCGGTGTGGGCAAAACCGCCGTGGTCGAAGGGTTCGCCCTGCGCATCGTCGCCGGTGACGTGCCGCCTGCGCTCAAGGATGTGGAGCTGCGCAGCCTCGACGTGGGCCTGCTGCAAGCCGGCGCCAGCATGAAAGGCGAGTTCGAACAGCGCCTGCGCCAGGTCATCGAAGACGTGCAGGCCTCGCCCAAGCCGATCATTCTGTTTATCGACGAAGCCCACACCCTGGTAGGTGCCGGTGGTGCCGCCGGGACCGGTGATGCCGCCAACCTGCTCAAGCCTGCGCTGGCCCGTGGCACCTTGCGTACCGTAGCCGCCACGACCTGGGCCGAGTACAAAAAACACATCGAGAAAGACCCGGCCCTGACCCGCCGCTTCCAGGTGGTGCAGGTGGCCGAGCCGTCGGAAGACAAAGCGCTGCTGATGATGCGCGGCGTGGCCTCGACCATGGAAAAACACCACCAGGTGCAGATCCTTGATGAAGCCTTGGAAGCCTCGGTGAAACTGTCGCACCGCTACATCCCTGCGCGCCAGTTGCCGGATAAATCCGTGAGCTTGCTGGACACCGCCTGTGCCCGCGTCGCCATCAGCCTGCATGCTGTGCCGGCCGAAGTGGACGACAGCCGCCGCCGCATCGAAGCGCTGGAAACCGAGCTGCAAATCATCGCCCGTGAGCATGCCATCGGCATTGCCATTGGTGCGCGTCAAACCAACAGCGAAACGTTGCTGAGCGCCGAACGCGAACGCCTGGCGACGCTGGAAAGCCGCTGGGCCGAAGAAAAAACCCTGGTTGATGAGCTATTGGCCACTCGCGCGACCTTGCGTGAAAAGGCTGGCGTGGTAGACAGCGGCAACGATGAACTGCGTGCGCAATTGGTCGACCTGCAACAACGCCTCACCGCCCTGCAAGGCGAAACTCCGTTGATCCTGCCAACCGTGGACTACCAGGCCGTGGCCTCGGTGGTCGCCGACTGGACCGGCATCCCGGTGGGCCGCATGGCGCGCAACGAGCTGGATACAGTGCTCAACCTCGACCAGCACCTGAAAAAACGCATCATCGGCCAGGACCACGCCTTGCAGATGATCGCCAAGCGTATCCAGACCTCCCGCGCCGGGCTCGATAACCCGAGCAAACCTATTGGCGTGTTCATGCTCGCCGGCACCTCGGGTGTGGGCAAGACCGAAACCGCCCTGGCCCTGGCCGAAGCCATGTACGGCGGTGAGCAGAACGTCATCACCATCAACATGAGCGAGTTCCAGGAAGCCCATACGGTGTCGACCCTCAAGGGCGCGCCACCGGGTTATATCGGCTACGGCGAAGGCGGCGTGCTGACCGAAGCGGTGCGGCGCAAACCCTACAGCGTGGTGCTGCTGGATGAGGTGGAAAAAGCCCACCCGGATGTGCACGAGATCTTCTTCCAGGTGTTCGACAAGGGCGTGATGGAGGACGGCGAAGGCCGGGTGATCGACTTCAAGAACACCCTGATCCTGCTGACCACCAACGCCGGTACCGAGCTGATTTCCCACGTGTGCAAAGACCCGGCGAACATCCCCGAGCCGGAAGAAATCGCCAAGGCTTTGCGCCAACCGCTGCTGGAGATTTTCCCGCCGGCACTGCTCGGCCGCCTGGTGACGATTCCGTACTACCCGCTGAGCGACGAGATGCTCAAGGCGATCACCCGCCTGCAACTGGGCCGCATCAAAAAGCGCGTGGAGAATACCCATAAAGTTGCTTTCGATTACGACGACGCGGTGGTCGATTTGATCGTCTCGCGCTGCACCGAAACCGAAAGTGGCGGGCGCATGATCGACACCATCCTCACCAACAGCCTGCTGCCGGACATGAGCCGTGAATTCCTCACGCGCATGCTCGAAGGCAAGGCACTGGCGGGTGTGCGTATCAGCAGCCGGGATAATGAATTGCACTACCAGTTCAACGATTAA
- the tssF gene encoding type VI secretion system baseplate subunit TssF, with translation MNPRLLELYNQELHHVRESAAEFAKEYPKIASRLTLSGMDCADPYVERLLEGFAYLTARVQLKLDAEYPTFTHNLLEIAYPHYLAPTPSMTVVQLQTDPDEGSLASGFPLPRDTVLRAALGRETQTCCEYRTAHPVTLWPLQVSNAEYFGNPGAVLGRLAASEPKAKAGLRLTLRTGADLQFNSLDLDSLPLYLSGADEQPFRLYEQLLGNACAVFARKPGGDWVERLPQDALRSRGFDDADAAMPVVARAFQGYRLLQEYFALPHRFLFVEFAQLSRAVKRCDGQELELIVLFDRHEPSLEGSVGAAQFMPFCTPAINLFPKRVDRIHLSDRVNEHHVIADRTRPMDFEIHSLSGITGHGTGPEQPFLPFYAVRDPSRYGRDQAYYTLRREPRVLSSDQRRNGPRSTYVGSETFVSLVDSQQAPYRHDLRQLGVTALCTNRDLPLFMSVGNGKTDFTLADSAPVLSVRCVAGPSRPRASHAHDAKAWRLISQLSLNYLSLSEQGQGAGALRELLRLYGDSNDAALQLQIEGLREVSSKAVTRRLPMSGPIVFGRGLEITLEFDENAFRGTGVFLLGAVLERFLARYVSINSFTETVIRTTERGEIMRWKAKPGRRPTL, from the coding sequence ATGAACCCGCGCCTGCTGGAGCTGTACAACCAGGAACTGCACCATGTGCGCGAAAGCGCCGCCGAGTTCGCCAAGGAATACCCGAAGATCGCCAGTCGGCTGACGTTGTCCGGCATGGACTGCGCCGACCCGTATGTCGAACGCTTGCTCGAGGGCTTTGCCTACCTCACGGCCCGCGTGCAGCTCAAGCTCGACGCCGAGTACCCGACCTTCACCCATAACCTGCTGGAAATCGCCTACCCGCACTACCTGGCACCCACGCCGTCGATGACCGTGGTGCAATTGCAGACCGACCCCGACGAAGGCTCGCTGGCCAGCGGTTTCCCGTTGCCGCGCGACACCGTGCTGCGTGCCGCACTGGGCCGCGAAACCCAGACCTGCTGCGAGTACCGCACCGCGCACCCGGTGACGCTGTGGCCGTTGCAGGTCAGTAATGCTGAGTACTTCGGCAACCCCGGCGCCGTGCTGGGACGCCTGGCCGCCAGCGAACCCAAAGCCAAGGCGGGTTTGCGCCTGACCCTGCGCACCGGCGCCGATTTGCAGTTCAACAGCCTCGACCTCGACAGCCTGCCGCTGTACCTCAGCGGTGCCGATGAGCAGCCGTTTCGGCTCTACGAACAATTACTCGGCAATGCCTGCGCGGTGTTTGCCCGCAAACCCGGCGGTGATTGGGTCGAGCGCCTGCCGCAAGACGCGTTGCGCTCCCGTGGTTTTGACGACGCCGATGCGGCCATGCCGGTGGTGGCCCGCGCGTTTCAGGGTTATCGGCTACTGCAGGAATACTTCGCCCTGCCCCACCGTTTCCTGTTCGTCGAATTCGCGCAGCTGAGCCGTGCGGTCAAACGCTGCGACGGCCAGGAGCTGGAGTTGATCGTGCTGTTCGACCGTCACGAACCGAGCCTGGAAGGCAGCGTCGGCGCGGCGCAGTTCATGCCGTTCTGCACGCCGGCGATCAACTTGTTTCCCAAACGCGTCGACCGTATTCACCTGTCGGACCGCGTTAACGAACACCATGTCATCGCTGACCGCACACGGCCGATGGATTTTGAGATTCACTCGTTGAGCGGCATCACCGGCCATGGCACTGGGCCGGAGCAGCCGTTCCTGCCGTTCTATGCGGTGCGCGATCCGTCCCGCTACGGCCGCGATCAGGCTTACTACACGCTGCGCCGGGAGCCTCGGGTGTTGTCCAGCGACCAACGCCGTAATGGCCCGCGCTCTACCTATGTGGGCAGCGAAACCTTCGTCAGCCTGGTCGACAGCCAGCAAGCGCCGTACCGCCATGACCTGCGCCAGCTCGGCGTGACCGCCCTGTGTACCAATCGCGATCTGCCGCTGTTCATGAGCGTGGGCAATGGCAAGACCGACTTCACCCTGGCCGACAGCGCGCCGGTGTTGTCTGTGCGCTGCGTCGCCGGGCCGAGTCGTCCGCGTGCCAGCCATGCCCATGACGCTAAAGCGTGGCGCCTGATCAGCCAGCTGTCGCTCAACTACCTGTCGCTGAGCGAACAAGGCCAGGGCGCTGGCGCCTTGCGTGAACTGCTGCGCCTGTACGGCGATAGCAATGACGCGGCGCTGCAATTGCAGATCGAAGGCCTGCGCGAAGTCAGCAGCAAAGCCGTGACCCGGCGCCTGCCGATGTCCGGCCCCATCGTGTTTGGCCGTGGCCTGGAAATCACCCTGGAATTTGATGAAAACGCGTTTCGCGGCACCGGCGTGTTCCTGCTCGGTGCGGTGCTGGAACGCTTCCTGGCACGTTACGTGTCGATCAACAGCTTTACCGAGACGGTGATCCGTACCACCGAACGCGGCGAGATCATGCGATGGAAAGCCAAGCCCGGGCGACGTCCGACCCTGTGA
- the tssE gene encoding type VI secretion system baseplate subunit TssE: protein MVTEIASRDRLQPSLLDRLTDDDPTNPKESADKRVLSLTQLKASVLRDLAWLLNTTSLLDADATLHTQAGTSVVNYGLPALAGNSVSSVDIKALEALIYQAIATFEPRILRHTLRVKARVGHGEMNHNALSFEIEGDLWAQPVPLRLLLQTDLDLESGHVRVVNADQRRRP, encoded by the coding sequence GTGGTAACTGAAATCGCTTCCCGCGACCGTCTGCAACCGTCCCTGCTGGACCGGCTGACCGACGACGACCCGACCAATCCCAAGGAAAGCGCCGATAAACGCGTGCTGTCCCTGACCCAATTAAAAGCCTCGGTGCTGCGTGACCTGGCGTGGTTGCTTAACACCACGTCGCTACTCGACGCCGATGCGACGTTGCACACCCAAGCCGGTACTTCGGTGGTCAATTACGGCCTGCCGGCGCTGGCGGGCAACAGCGTTTCCAGTGTGGATATCAAAGCGCTGGAAGCCTTGATCTATCAAGCCATCGCCACCTTTGAGCCGCGTATTTTGCGCCACACGCTGCGCGTCAAAGCCCGTGTGGGCCATGGCGAGATGAACCATAACGCGCTGAGTTTCGAGATCGAAGGCGACCTGTGGGCGCAGCCGGTGCCGTTGCGCCTGCTGCTGCAAACCGACCTCGACCTGGAATCCGGGCACGTGCGTGTCGTCAACGCCGACCAGCGGAGGCGCCCATGA